In Planococcus sp. MB-3u-03, the DNA window CGAACTTTGTGTCATGATTTTCAATGTCACTTTTCTTCCAACGGAAATGAAATATCAGAAAGTCCATAATCCTCTGACCAGGTATTGTTGCCATCACCGCTGCATCCAGAAATTACTGTTCCGATGATCAGCAGCAATGAAGTTGCTTTTAAACTCTTTTCATCATAATTTCCCACTTTCCTTATTTTAATGAGCCTACCATTACGCCTTTTCAAAATACTTTTGGAAAAAGGATACATAATTAGTAAAGGCAAACTTGAAACTACAATAGAAGAATACTTTATCATTTCTGCAATTTTTGAATCTCAGCCCTCGCAAGCTGATCTGCAATCATGCCAGGCTGCACTTCATTCTGGATAAGAATTTCACGCAATACCAGCTGTAATGGATAAAGCGATTGATCTTCGAGATAAATCATTGCGTTGAAATAAGAATTCCACTGGCCTATAAAAGCATATAAAGCTAATACAAAATAATCGGTTTGGAAAGTGGCAAGATAATCTGTAAAATATTTTGAGATCTGAAGCACCATCAATTCTTGCCGCTTCTTTCAGTTCATTTGGCAATCCTTTAAAATATGTTCTGGAAAGGATAATATTACATACACGGACAGCCCCTGGCAAAAGTATTGCCAAAGGCGTATTGATAATACCAAAATCGTTAATCAGCAAATACGTAGGGATCATCCCGCCATTAAAGAACATTGTGACAATAAAGAAAAGCATAAATAACTTTTTCCCTGCCAAGTTGTCTACGGATAAAGCGTACCCAGCAAGAACGGAAAACAAAACAGATACAATAGAAAAGCCTCCTGCATAAAGAATCGAGTTAAGAAAGCCTCTAACAATGGAGCCATCTTCAAATATCCTTATATAACCATCAAGCGTCCAGTCATCCGGACTAAATGATATGCCTTTCGTCAGCAATACATTCGGAGACAGAAATGAGCCAAGTAACACATACAAAAGTGGCGCAGTAATAATGAGCACAATTAAAATTAAAATGATTTTATTAACTAAGAGGAGCATCCTATCTGTTTTCGAATTATTTACAAGATCAATTTTCGATTTCATTGAATTGCGCTCCCTTCTAGTAAAGTGTTTCACCATTTATTTTTTTGATAACAGTATTAGCAACTACTAGTAGAAGCAAACTAATAACAGAATTGAATAATCCTACAGCAGCTCCAAATGACCAATCCCCAGCTTGTAAGCCTCTTTTATATACATAGGTATCAATAATCTCTGAAGCAGGCAGGTTCATGTCTGTTTGAAGTAAATACGCTTTTTCAAAACCAACGCCCATAATTCCGCCAATTGCTAAAATAAACAAAACCGCCATCGTTGGTTTTAAAACTTGAAGGTCAATATGAATGATTCTTTGTAGAAGGGAAGCACCGTCAATTGTTGCTGCATCATGAAGCTGTGGATCAACATTCGACAATGCCGCAACATAGATAATTGATGAAAAACCTGCAACCTGCCAGACACTGGATGCAATGAATACGCTTCTGAAATAAGAAGGATCTGTCATAAAGGCAACGGGCTCATCCATAAATAAAGTCAAAAATTCATTAATCGGGCCTGCTGGCGATAAAAAGATAAATAACATTCCCGATATGACTACTGTTGAAAGAAAGTACGGTGCATAGATGATTAATTGAATATTTTTTTTAACTTTGGCTCTTCTCAACTGATTTAACATCAGTGCCAAAATGACAGGGATAGGAAATCCGATAAGAAGTTCAAAAGCGCTTAGCTTTATCGTATTCATGAATATTTGCTGAAAGTTGGGAGATTGTAAAAAATTAATGAAATGGTCGAAACCAATCCATTCACTTCCCATAATCCCTTCGATCGGGCTGAAATCTTTAAAGGCGATTGTCACCCCATACATTGGTATGTAATTGAATATAAATACTAGGACAACAGCAGGTACTAAAAACAAATACAGGATGAAATTATTTTTGATATAGTTTTTACGGCTTTCTTTACTTTTGGTTGCCTGGCTTGTTTTCTCAGCTACTACTTTCGCCATAAAATTTCTCCCTTCCTTAGGCTTCATCAGTAAAATGCAGTATATTATTTTATTAACACCTATTAAGATAGCGCTTTCACAAAGTTTTATCATACAGAACATCTAGCTATCAACAAACATGTTAACCGGTTGACATGTTGTCTTGTAAGTTTGATTATAGTTACATCCGTTTTTCTGTCAACCGGTTAACATAAAAACCAAAAATTTTAAATATTGACTCCCTTTGTTTTTATGTTGTTTCGCTTTCAATTAACTTTATTGGCAACTTCCACTCAATTTCCGATTCCGGTTCACCATTGATTTGTTTCAATAATAATTGAACGGCTAACTCTGCAATTTCCTTTACGGGCTGCTGAATCGTACTTAGTTCCGGCAAGAGCATTCTGGTTGTTTCTGAACCATCATAGCCAATCACTTTCAACTCACCGGGTATCTTTATATTCCTTCTCTTAGCTTCTCTTATCACACTTGCTGCGATAAGGTCATCACTCGCAAAAATACCATCCATATTTGGATTCTCATCAAAAATAGTTTCGATAATATTTTCACCCATTATATAATTAAGCGGATCATATTGATTTTCTCTCATAACATCTTCATACGCATCTCTTCTGAAATTTGCAGGGGTTTCCAAAGAAGGAGAACCGTTAATATGAATGATCTTTTTACACCCTTTATCGATCAACAATTGAGTAGCCTTTTTCCCACCATCATAATTATCACTGGATACAACAGGGGTATTTTCGGATAAATACCGGTCAATGCCTACCAACGGAAGATGTCGGTTGTTATATTCTAGAATCCCTCTATTATGAGATCCTGCTATGATTCCATCTACTTGGTGTCTTTGCAGCATTTCTAGATAACTCTTCTCTTTATCTTCACGGCCTTCACTATTGCATAATAATACTTTATAGCCCAGAGATTCACAGATATTCTCTAAATGGAAAATCAATTGTCCATAAAAGGGATTGTTTGTAGTTGGGAAAATAAGGCCAATGATAAACGTCTTATTGATAAAGAGGGACCTAGCTATTTCATTTGGATGATAATTTAACAGTTCTACAGCTTCATATACTTTCTTTCTTGTCTTTTCACTTATGTAACCGCGATTATTCAGCACTCTTGAGACAGTTGTCTTCGAAACACCAGCTTCGTTAGCAACATCATCTAATTTTACTTTTTGATTTACATTTCCGTTTGTATTTTTCACTATTCATCACCTTTACTGTCTCTTTGCTAATTCAACTTTTGTTTACCTAATTGAAAGATATTTAGATAGGTCCATTCTGTTGCTATACTACTTGGAAAATAAAAAGTACTTGGTGATCCAACTGATAAAGCAAAAATGAGTTTTATTCATTATCTATGTGAAACATTCATCTTTTCAGACTTATACCTCTTGATTAGCACTCCTTAAATAGGCTTCCCCTTCTAATTCAAAGCTCCTAAAAATAACAATAGCTTGAATTATTTATATGATAACATGTAATGATAGGCATAAAAACATTCCTTTAAACATGATATCCAAAGGGATATAGCGGTGCAACTTTTAAAATCAGCAAAGTTTTTTAAAAAAATTATAACTCACTTTCGGCGTAAACATCGTGATGCTGTAACCGTCAAGTAGAAATCAACTGTTTTCATCAATTAAGACTCTACACCTTGATTGGTGAATAAGGTTTTTCGATATCTCTCCCATATACTGTCTTGCGTCTCGTCAAAGGTGAGAATTTCGCTTTTGTGAAGAAGACGATCTGAAATGTCCGTAGCTAAGGTCGAATCCCCTGAGAATTCAGCCCATTTACTTGGGCCTTTACTCGAAGTCATAATGAATACCGCTTTTTCGTATATTTCCTAAATGATTTGCAGGCGTTGATTTTCCAGGGCCCTCAAAAGTTTTTTTGATATTATGATGGACTTTGTAAATGCCGATCCGTTTAAGCTACTTCATACAGACATTCTGCCAATCGATCAAATTGGTAAACTTGCGGTTTTTAACAAAATTGTATTTTACATAAGATATAATTGAATATACAATGTCCTTAGCAAGAAAATATGATTGCTATATTGTTTTAAATGCAGCTCCCACGACTGAAATTACACAAAAAGCGGACAAAATTCTTATCCTTTTTCAGGAGAAGTATCTAGTAGTAGAGCGAAATAGTATTTTCATAATTTGCGGTATTACCTCCTTATGGTATTAAAACAATGAACCTCAGAATGTTTCGTATTCTGAGGTTCATTATTTTTTAACTTGGGATAATATACGGATTTTCATCAAAATATGAACCGATCTTTACTTAATAGCTATTTTAATAAAAGAATCAGACTGCCATCACGAAATTCGTATTGAAAAGAGGAATTCGATGATCAGCCAATTGAGTAAAATCTATCCTTCTCTCCAAGTCTATACACAAGGCGCCTCTGCCGCCGATCCGGAATATAAATGGTTTTCTGGTGCAGAGGGTGTAGTAGTCGGTATCCATGAAACAGAGCTGGCCCAAAAAGATTTATCGTTGTTATCGGCATTTCTTACTCCATACAATCCACAATTCCCGATTCGCACCGATGAAAAAGAAATGGCTCGATGTAGTAAGTTCAGCCACACCCGAAGAAGTGATCAAATTCCCATTGGATTCTTTATATCGCTTCGTCCATTTTCGATCCAAAAAAACAGATCAGTCCGGCAGTATTCAAGCAAGCAGTGAATGATTTTCCGCACAGCAAGTTTCCATCCTGTGGGAAAATGATCACGAAGGCATCCTTGTCGAACACATGATCAAAGAGGATGGGCCTATCTCCTATGCGGAAATCATCGATATTTTGATGAGTGACCTTTACGTCAAAATCCATTTTTGTCGGCCCTTTCCGAGATACCTTGAACGATGCGCCAGCTCATTACCGAGCGGTGATTGATGTTGCGAAGACCATGGCACTTTATTCCACTAAAGCTGTGACGGGCTATGTAGATGCCGTTCCTTATTTACTGATTGGCCAATCTGATCGTGCCGTGCTCAATGATATCAAACAGATCATCCTACAGTCCTATCAGGGCGATGAAGAAACCATCAAAATGCTCCAAACTTTGTCCGCAATAACTTAAATATTTCAGAAACGGCAAAAGCGCTGCATATGCACCGCAACAGCTTGCAATACCGGCTCGATCGCTTTCATGAAAACACCGGCATCGACGTCCGCAAGTTTGAACACGCCATGGCAGTCTATTTGGCGATATTGATCAAAAGTAAATGTGCACAAAAACGCTTTCATTTTAGGCAGTTTTGACATTCTCTTAGCATTGGTTATCAGTTATGCTTTTACCAACAACATTACAATATTGGGGAAAGCAAATGACTGGCTTATCATTAGTGAATATCAAAAAAAAATACGAAAAAGACGTGGTGTCTGTAAAAGACTTTAACCTTGAAATCCGCGATAAGGAATTTTTGGTATTGGTCGGCCCTTCAGGCTGCGGAAAATCAACAACACTCCGCATGATCGCTGGACTGGAAGATATTACAGAAGGCGATTTGTATATCGGTGACAGAAGAGTCAACGACGTTTCACCAAAAGACCGCGACATTGCAATGGTGTTCCAAAACTACGCGTTGTATCCGCACATGACTGTTTATGAAAACATGGCGTTCAGTTTGAAATTGCGCAAAATGAAAAAAGATGAAATTAAAACACGTGTGGAAAATGCATCGAAAATCCTTGGATTGGATGACTACTTGAACCGCAAACCGAAAGCGCTATCTGGTGGTCAGCGCCAACGTGTTGCTCTAGGCCGTGCCATCGTGCGGGACGCAAAAGTCTTCCTGATGGATGAGCCTTTATCCAACCTGGATGCAAAACTGCGTGTGCAAATGCGTGCAGAAATCCAGAAATTGCACCGCCGCCTTCAGACAACAACTGTCTATGTAACACATGACCAGACAGAAGCTATGACGATGGCGACACGCTTGGTTGTTATGAAAGACGGATTTATCCAGCAAGTGGGTACACCTAAAGAAGTGTACGACTTGCCGGAAAACATGTTCGTTGGCGGATTTATCGGATCGCCGTCCATGAACTTTCTGATCGGCAAATTAGTCGGTGAGCACTTTGTGATAGGTGACAGCAATATTCGAATTCCTGAAGGCAAGCTGAAGATGCTGAAAGAACAAGGCTACGAAACGAGAGACCTCGTCCTCGGCATCCGTCCTGAAGATATCCACGATGAGCCGCTGTTCCTGGAGCATTCACCGCATACTAAAATCAAAGCGTACATCGACGTTGCAGAATTGATGGGTGCGGAAATCATCCTTTATTCTCAAGTCGACAATCAGGATTTCGTAGCACGCGTCGACTCACGCTTCAATGTTAAAGCAGACACGACAATCGAAATCGCGTTCGATATGAACAAAGCACATTTCTTTGATAGCGAGTCTGAGCTGCGCATCCGCTAAGTTAATGATACTGGTACCTCTATAGCAAAAAGCTCTACAAAGGGCTGTCCCAAAAAGTCGTTTTCATGACTTTTTTAAGACAACCCTTCTAATTGTTATCTAAGTATCTCCAATTCCAATAAGTGAATTGAACCGAAAAAGTTAGACGAAAATTTAAGCAGCTTGCTCGACATGAGTTTGGTATTCAACCGGACTCATGTTTTTTGATTTAGCCTTCTTTTCCATGATTCTGATACAGGTCAATCTATTGTTTTCAGACCACTTGGAGAGAGGCAGAAACGTCTGCCCATTCCTTTTTTCGAATCATGGCCCTCCACATATTCCCGAACTACCCTCAACTTGTCCTCAACTGAAAATTTCGCCATAGAAAAACTGCACCTCTATTGTTAGTTGTGTCTAACAATAGAGGTGCAGTTCAATGCCGGAAGCTTTTCGTGCTTATAGAATATCGAGCCAGATTTTGATGGCTGTGCCTAGAATCAATAGCGACAAGATCCATTGCAATACTTTGGTGTTGGCTTTTTGCCCGATTTTCGCGCCGATCGGGGCGGCGATGATACTCGCTACGATCATGACGGCAGCCGGCCCATACAGAATCTGGTCGGTAACGATTTTGCCGAACGTTGAACCGATGGACGAGATGAATGTGATTGCCAATGAAGTCGCAATGGTCATGCGAGTTGGAATACGCAAAACGACCAGCATAATCGGCACCAGGATGAAGGCGCCTGCTGCACCGACGATTCCTGCCGCGATTCCGACGATGAACGCCAGACTCGCAGCAATCCATTTATTGAAAGTCACTTGATCCGCCGGTATGTCATCCAAACCTTTTTTCGGGATGAACATCATGACGACTGCGATGGTTGCCAGGATGGCATAGACGATGTTGATCGCAGACTCAGACAAGAGAGTCGAGCCGTATCCGCCGATAAAGCTCCCGACTAGAATAGCGCCGCCCATATAGGCGATGAGGGACTTATTCAAATAGCCACTGCCCCGGTATGCCCATACCCCCGCGATTGTCGCGAAGAATACTTGAATGGCACTGATGCCTGATACTTCATGTGCTGAAAATGCCGTGTATCCCAGCATGACCGGGATATATAACAGCATCGGATACTTGATGATGGAACCGCCGATTCCAACCATCCCCGAAATAAAGGAACCGACAAAACCGATCAAGAAAATAACAATCATAAAATCAATACTCATGGAAACTCACCTTCCCAAAAAGCATTTCTGCTTTTCTTTGCAATCTAGATGGCTGATGCTCAGCCCTTTTTGATCCAGAACTTCAGCACGTCGCCATCGACTTGCTGTTCCAAGAGTTCGTGGCCGCCTGATTTTGCCCAAGCAGTCAAATCTGCTGAAGCGCCTTTATCTGTTGCCTGGATTTCCAAGACTTGCCCGGAATCCATGTCTTTCATTTCTTTTCTTGTTTTTACGATCGGCATTGGGCAAGCCAAGCCTTTTGCGTCTAGTACTTTATCTGCGTTCATCAAAATCTCTCCTTTAGAATGTTTTATTATAGTTACTTGCTATATAAGTCTAAATGCAATTTCACTACAGTCGATATTCCACAAAACAGCTAGCTTTCCTAGGGGCTCGCGCTGAACTAATTCGGGCTAGGCGCCCGAATGGATTTCAGCACTTCGTCGAAACGGAGTTGGAAAGCCAGCTCCGTTTCTGCTCCCCAAGGAGTCTGCACTGTTTTGTTACATATCTATTTGACTATCTCAGATGAAAGCGACCGCCTGGATTGATTTCATCGCTCTTTTTGACTCTTTATCCAATTCGTAATCGGTAAAACTTAACGTACGGCGCAGCGGTTCGGACCGATTTCCATTTCACGTTGCATTTCGTTTTCTGGTGTAATCTTGCCCATATTGGTTTTGCGGATATCTTCGTAAGCATTCGGCTGCGGTGGCAAGTTTTTCGTTACCATATCGCGGAATTCCTGCTCATCTTCGATATTCAAGCCGTGGTTTTCGTTGAACAAGTCGCCCAATTTTTTGGCGACGCTACCGTCTTCGTTCAACTCATCCATGATCATGAAGTGAGCCGGCAGAACAGACAATTCGTTTGCAAGCGCCTGGTAGCGGCTGTATAGGGATTCGCGCAAATCACCGACCCAGTCTTCCGCTAGTCCTGCAAGGTCCGGGCGTCCGATAGAATCGATGAACAGGATATCGCCTGTCATCAAGTATTGATTGTCTACGATAAATGAAGTCGAACCGATGGTGTGTCCTGGCGAATAGAGCGCTTCGACTTTCGAGCTGCCAACTACTGCTTCGAAGCCACCTTCAAGTGGTGTATATTCGAATACCACTTCTTCAGCATCAGCCGGCGGCAAGTAATACGTAGCGCCTGTCGCTTGTGCAATTTGGCGGCCACCTGAGATATGGTCTGCATGAAGATGTGAATCGAATACGTGCTTGATTTGTGCGCCTTTTTCCTGCGCGAAGTTCAAGAAGACATCCGTCATGCGAGTCGCGTCAATGACTGCCGCTTCCACGCCGGAAATCGCCATGTAAGACAAGCAGCCTTTGCCGATGCGGACGAATTGGTAAAGCTCTCCGCCATCGTTCAAATCGCCGACTTTCACCGGCTCCAAGTGCTCGCTCCATGCTTTCATGCCGCCTGACAGGTAAGCCGTTTCCACGCCTTCATCTGCAAGCATATCTGCGACCATGATGGAAGATCCTTCTTTGGCACAGACAACCAAAATATCGCGGTCTTTCGGCAATTGATCGATGACTTCTTCAACGCCGTCTAATAAATCAAAATATGGGATGTTCAAGTACTGGATGTTGCCGCCTTCGATTTTCCAATCGGCGAATGCGTCGCCGTTGCGGACATCAAGGATGAACAATGGTTCGTTATCAATTACTTTGCGGGCTACTTGCGCCGCGGTCATTGCTTTTACTGACATTTATCAATTACCTCCCGGGGTATTTTTTATTTCAAAAAAAATTAATGCCTATATTTCTCAAGCTTGCATAGAACATTCCGGCTTGGTGCCAGGACTGGCCCGATTACTCGGTTTTGCCAGTCCAATCACGCATGCCAGGCACTACGTTATACAAAGTCTTGAAACCTTTTTTCGCCATCATGTCGCCAGCGATCCCGCTTCTGCGGCCTGAATGGCAGATGATGTAGATTTCTTCGTTCTGGTCCAATTCGTTCATGCGGTTCTCCACTTCGCCGAGCGGAATGTGTTTGACGCCAGGGATATGCGCTTCATCGTATTCTTCTTGCTCGCGGACATCCAGAATGTTCAACGAATCCCCGTTTTCAACGCGTGTATGGAAATCAGCAAGTGACACTTCAGGGATTTCAATCGTCTCTTCCACTTCACTTACGCCGTCTTTACGCAAATAATGAATCAAAACGTCCCCTTCTGTTTCCGTGCCGATGTATTCATGGCCTGAGCTTTTCGCCCATGCTTGTAAATCGGCTGTTGACCCTTTATCGGTAGCCTGGATTTCCAGCACATCGCCGGAAGCCAGGTCTTTCATCGCTTTTTTCGTCTTAACGATCGGCATTGGGCATGCAAGCCCTTTAGCGTCCAATACTTTATCTGTTTGAACCATTAATCATTTTCCTCCTTTTATAAATCAGTGCCTGCGGCTGAAGATTACTCGGTGTCGCCTTCCCAGTCCAACATCCCGCCGTCCATATTGATGACGTTATAGCCGCGGTCTTCAAGAAAGCGGGTCGCCTGTCCACTGCGGTTGCCCGAACGGCAGACCATGATATGCTCTTTTGATTTATCGATATCCTGCAAACGGAATTCCAACAAGCCTAATGGAATGTGCTCAGCTCCAGGAATTTTTCCTGCAGCGACTTCTTCTGTTTCGCGCACATCGATCAGCGATGCCTCGGGGTTATTTTTGATGTATTCCTGAACTTCTTGTGTAGTCATGCTTTTCATGTTAAATTCCTCCTCAAATTATCCGCGGTAACTGCTCATTCCGCCTCTGATATTTACTATATTGGTAAACCCGTTTTTCTTCAATAATTGGCTCGCTCTGCTGCTGCGCATGCCGCTTTGGCAGATGACCAGTGTTTCTTTATCTTTCGACAGCTCATTCACACGCTTCGGCAAATCATTCAATGGAATGTTCTTGAAGCCTTTAATATGATTCGCCTTGAATTCTGCAGGCGTCCGGACATCAATATACTGCTTATCTTTCTTGCCGAGTGCAGGTTTCAGTTCGTCAGTGGACATCGTCTTGATTCCTTTAGTTGGTGCAGTAAAGCGGGAGATCGCGAAATAGGCAATAACCCCGACTGCAATCCAGAGCAACCATTCCATCTATACTTCATCCTTTCCACTTTTGGGAGTTAGATAAACAAGTTGACGTTGCCGTCTTCTGCGTCGCCAAGATAAGCAGCAACTCCTGCATAGACGATATCATCAAGCAACTCTTCCTTCTGTAAACCTAAAAGATCCATTGTCATCGTGCAGGCAACCAATTTAATGTCCTGCTCCTGAGCCATCTCGATCAGATCCGGCAAAGGCATTGCATTGTGTTTTTTCATCACTTGCTTAATAAGTTTCGGGCCCATGCCGCCGAATTGCATATTAGAAAGACCGAGTTTATCAGCCCCGCGTGGCATCATTTTCGAGAACATTGTTTCGAGGCGGCCTTTTTTGATGGCTGGCGGATTTTCTTTGCGTAATGCGTTCAATCCCCAGAATGTATGGAAAATGGTAACTTCGTGATCGTAAGCTGCTGCCCCGTTTGCGATAATGTAAGCGGCCATTGCTTTGTCATAGTCCCCGCTGAAAAGTACGATTGTTGTCTTCTTCTGTTCTGCCATTCTGTAAATCCCTCCAATAATTACCCCTATGGGTATAATTTATTCCAAAAAAAAGAACGTTTTATAGTGGCGTCGCACTTCTTTTTAATACCCTATAGGGTATATTAAAGCATCTATTCTGCTATGTCAACAGGAAACTTCTTTTTTTATTTTATCCCGTTTTAACGGCTTTTTACGAGAAGCTCGACCGCTTCTTTTACGACATCTTCGGTACTTTCGCCTTTTTCTAAGCTATCGCGTACACAAGACTGTAGGTTTTCACTGACAATAACTCCGATCGTCCGGTCCACTGCGCTTCTTACTGCCGACAGCTGGGTCACTACATCACGGCATTCACCGTCCGCTTCGACCATTTTGATGACTCCGCGCAATTGGCCTTCAATCCGCTTGAGGCGGTTTTCAATCTTTTTATCGTATTCCATCAGACAAGCCTCCTGTTCAAAATATAAAGTGAAGTTGTTATGCCTATAATATACCCCTAAGGGTATAAAGTCAAACGAAAAACTCATAAGTTTTTTTCACTTTGCCTGATGCTATTTTAACACGTAAAGTCCCCGCCAATACAGCGGGGACCCTTGTATAGCCGGCACTGCTTAGACCGCGCAGTTGTTCGGGCCGGTTTCCATTTCTTTTTGTTCGTCTTCGGATGGGGTGATTTTCCCCATATTCGTTTTGCGGATATCTTCATAAGCGTTCGGCTGTTCTTTCAAGTTTTCCGTTACACGCTTAATAAAACGTTCTTCACCATCAATATTCAAGCCATCGTTCTGGTCATACAAGTCACTGAGTTTTTTATGGACGCTGCCGTCTTCGTTCATTTCTTTGATGTCGGCATAATGGGCAGGCAAAACGATCAGTTCTTTCGACAAATTATCGTAGCGTCCATAAAGCGTTTCATGCAGGTCTTCTGCCCAATCCGTCGCTTTCCCTGCAAGGTCCGGACGGCCGATTGATTCGATGAATAAAATATCGCCTGTCAGCAAATATTCATCGTCGACGATAAATGAGGTGCTGCCGATCGTGTGGCCAGGCGAATAGAATGCCTTGATCTTGGCTTTCCCTACTTCCACGGTTGTGCCGTCTTCAACTGGTTCATAGCCGAATACCACTTCATCCGCATCTTCCGGAGGCAAATGGTACTGTGCGCCGAATTGTTCGGCCAGTTTTCTGCCTCCCGAAATGTGGTCGGCATGGAGATGGGTATCCAACACATGAGTGATTTTCGCTGAATGCTCTTTTGCGAAGTTTTCATACGGTTTGGTCATTCGTGCCGCATCGACTACCGCCGCTTCGCCATTCGATTCGATCAAATAAGACAGGCAACCCTTGCCGATCCGGACAAATTGATAGATCGTACCGCCAGTCTTCAAGTCGCCGATTTTCACCGGCTCCAATTGTTCACTCCAGGAAGCCATCCCGCCTTCAATGGAAATGATGTTTTCAAATCCTTGATCCTGCAGGTACTCCGCCGCTTTTTTCGATGTATTGCCTTTCGCACACATCGTATAGAGCGGTTTTTCCTTCGGCAGCTTGTTTATTTCTTCACTGCTTTCTTCTATTTTATTGAATGGAATATTATGCAATTCAACTTGGCTGCCTTCTACATGCCAATTTTCCACATCTTCTTTGCTGCGGACATCGAGAATGGCAACAGGTTCATTGTTCATTACTTTTTCTGCAATTTCTTCAGCGGATGTAAATTTGACTGTCATAAAAAAATTCCTCCATTCGTAAATTCCCGAAACTTAGGCGGTCCGGTCGATGCAGCTGATCAGGCGATTTTCGATATCTGCAGCCACTTCAGTCAATTTGCCGCCATCTTCAGCCATGCCAATCAGCGATGTCGGCTTCGGCATGCCAATCTTCGTTTCTTCACCATCTTTATAAACAACGATTTTGCATGGCAGGAAATAGCCGACCATCAAGTTTTCAGAGAGTACCGTATTCGCTTCTTTCGGGTTGCACACTTCCAAGATCTTGTATGGTGTATCGAAGTCCTGTCCCTTTTCCTGAAGTTTTGACGTCAAATCGAAGTTCCATAAGACGCCGAACTGCTCTTCTTTCAAGTTTTCCTCAAGTGATGCCACTGCTTCATCTACGGATTTGCTAGTCGTAACGGTATAATCAAACATTTTTTCTGCCTCCTCTTAGTTAAATCGCTTCTAAAATTAC includes these proteins:
- a CDS encoding rhodanese-like domain-containing protein, encoding MKSMTTQEVQEYIKNNPEASLIDVRETEEVAAGKIPGAEHIPLGLLEFRLQDIDKSKEHIMVCRSGNRSGQATRFLEDRGYNVINMDGGMLDWEGDTE
- a CDS encoding DsrE/DsrF/DrsH-like family protein, translated to MAEQKKTTIVLFSGDYDKAMAAYIIANGAAAYDHEVTIFHTFWGLNALRKENPPAIKKGRLETMFSKMMPRGADKLGLSNMQFGGMGPKLIKQVMKKHNAMPLPDLIEMAQEQDIKLVACTMTMDLLGLQKEELLDDIVYAGVAAYLGDAEDGNVNLFI
- a CDS encoding DUF302 domain-containing protein, producing MFDYTVTTSKSVDEAVASLEENLKEEQFGVLWNFDLTSKLQEKGQDFDTPYKILEVCNPKEANTVLSENLMVGYFLPCKIVVYKDGEETKIGMPKPTSLIGMAEDGGKLTEVAADIENRLISCIDRTA
- a CDS encoding MBL fold metallo-hydrolase translates to MTVKFTSAEEIAEKVMNNEPVAILDVRSKEDVENWHVEGSQVELHNIPFNKIEESSEEINKLPKEKPLYTMCAKGNTSKKAAEYLQDQGFENIISIEGGMASWSEQLEPVKIGDLKTGGTIYQFVRIGKGCLSYLIESNGEAAVVDAARMTKPYENFAKEHSAKITHVLDTHLHADHISGGRKLAEQFGAQYHLPPEDADEVVFGYEPVEDGTTVEVGKAKIKAFYSPGHTIGSTSFIVDDEYLLTGDILFIESIGRPDLAGKATDWAEDLHETLYGRYDNLSKELIVLPAHYADIKEMNEDGSVHKKLSDLYDQNDGLNIDGEERFIKRVTENLKEQPNAYEDIRKTNMGKITPSEDEQKEMETGPNNCAV
- a CDS encoding rhodanese-like domain-containing protein; translation: MEWLLWIAVGVIAYFAISRFTAPTKGIKTMSTDELKPALGKKDKQYIDVRTPAEFKANHIKGFKNIPLNDLPKRVNELSKDKETLVICQSGMRSSRASQLLKKNGFTNIVNIRGGMSSYRG
- a CDS encoding metal-sensitive transcriptional regulator encodes the protein MEYDKKIENRLKRIEGQLRGVIKMVEADGECRDVVTQLSAVRSAVDRTIGVIVSENLQSCVRDSLEKGESTEDVVKEAVELLVKSR